ATTCCTTGCGGCTATGTTTTCGTCACAAAAATTGGCAATGGGTAAACATTCGTATATCATGACAATTAGCAGCTTTACTTTCCATTGTTGTGAGTTGCAATGTGGAAATAATCAATAATATCTTGAGAAAATATTTGGTGTTTTTGTTGTGATTGATCCTTATGGGTGTTAACCTTGGTAGAATTTTGATTAGCTTTCAATTGGGTGTTGAGTCTATTGAATCAGTCAGCCAAAAGTTTCTGGAGTTCTGTTCTTGTTTACTGTTTAGTCAAAACATCAATGGCATGAGCTTTATGTTGATATGAGTATCTGTTTACTAATTGAAACCATCTCTCTTGGTTAACGTTTATGTTTCTGGGTGTGTTTTGATTGGTCTTAATGTTTATGTAGTTGCATACAGGGCTCTGCTCTTCGCTTGCtaatatatattcattttgaATCGGTGAAGAGTTTCTGAAATCAAAACATCAACTTTGTCGTTGTAGTGTTGAGGCATAGTAGTCTTTTTCAACTAATCCAGTGTCTGAATAAACTCTTTACTATGCTCAAGGTCGATATTAATCAAGTTTTGCTTTGAAGTTCTTGATAACCTTGATGCACCAACTTGGGTTGGATCCCTAAGTATATACAGCACTGGTTGTTACTATATATAGgtgtttcagtttttttttggataataGGTGTTTCAGTTGGGTTGGAACCATATCTATTTTACAGTGGAAGTATATAGGTGAAGCTTTGACACCTTCCAGAAAAAATTAGTGAAGTATGGGAACGTTATATCATTAGGATAACGATGAGTGAATGGTATGGGAACGATTGAACTAAAAACAAAGTTATTGATTGGTGCAGAAAGGTACTAGCATGGCTTATTCATAATAGGTCGGACATCAATTACATTATTAGTGTGGCTCGATATATTTTGCAGTCGTGAACGAGGTCAGAACACATTGTGCACAAGCATATGCACATTACAGATGAAAAGCTAGCAAATAACATACATACTAATTCAAACTACCATTTGAATTTTGTAATAACCTGAATTTCTATTgtcatttcttgtaatttcttatagattaatgaaatgatgtgttggttataattttattctacACTATCCAATTAGCTTTTATTTGAAGTAGAAATTGGTTTCGAGAACCAATAAGTCGTtacagaccaaaaaaaaaaccaataagTCATTATTCGAATAAATTCGATTGGCTCAAGAGTTAACTTTTAATCCGTCTCTCGTTTTAGGAAATTTCATttacgaaagtcgtagagttatGTCAATACGAGTTCATAGACCATCGGCACGCTTTAATTAGATGTTGTGTGGGGAAGTTGTTAGCAGCAGAAGTTAGTTTTCGAATGTGgaaggggtataaaaggaggAAATTGGAAACTATTTGGAAGAAAATCATATTTTCCCCAAATcagtttctctctcttccttccCGATATTTTCAACTCTGTCActcttcatcattttttcttcAGAAATTCTTCCGCCGATTCCTCCCTTGTCCGGCCGCCGTGCACGTCACCACCGGACCCATCAGCACCACAAGGCCGAGCTGATTAGTTATGGGTTGGTGACAGGTCTTCCGCCGCTGCCTAGAAGCCGCACTAGCGACCAAAAGTTCCTGCTGAAATTCCATAGCCGCTTGGGTTTCGCGCCGCCGTCAAGTTTTGGGTGCAGTTTTGGCTTCAGTCGACTGTCCTTGGAGCTTGGGTCACGATTTCACAAGCTTGGAGGAAGTTTTAGAGCCAAAAATTGGGAGAGTAGCAGCTGCTACAGTAATAGGGAGTTGCAGCAGCAACTTTGGTGGTCTTTTGGTGGACCTTGCTTCCTTGGGCACGATTGCACTAGTTTGGAGCTCGGCATGAGCTCAAACTCATTTCCCCTGCATTTGCTACAGCGGCAAAACAGCTGCATCATCACCTCCGACTGTTCTTAGGGGTAAGAACTCCATGTCTTCACTTGTTTAGCAAGTTTGAAGTGTTAGGAAGTGAGTTAGGAAATTGGTTTAGTTTTGGGTGTTTTTGAGGTGGTGGTGTTCGGCACTAGGTGCCATGGTGTTGAGAGAGGGAGTTTTTAGTTAAGTTTCAGTTGTTTTGGTGAGATTACGAAATTGGAAGGGTTAGGAGATTTGTGAGGGTGTGGGGACTGAATGTGGTGCCACTGTTTTCAGTTTGTTTTTGGTGGTGGAGGTGTGAAATTCAAGTTCCAATTGGTGACTAATGTTTGTTTAATAGGTTGAGAATTCTTTAAATTGTTCTTTTGGGTTTGTGGTAGTAAGTTGGGATTTTGAGGGTTGAATTTTGAGAATTGAATTGGTGGTTGGAGTTAGAGGTGGCCGACAGCTCTGGTAGCTTGCTACtgtttttggtttagtttTGGTGAGAGTTGGAGTTTGGAGGGGGTGAGTGTTTGAAGAGTGAAGGGTTAGGGATTTGAAGTGGTGAATTGGGTGGAAGTGGTTAGGCCACTATTTTAGTAttttgttggtttttttttggtgaagtGAAGGGAGTGGAGTGAGATGCTAGAGGCAGGCAGTTTGTGCCACTGTTTTGGTGGGGATTTTCATTAGAGTTTTGAGTTCTAACTCTTGGTTCTAGTAAAGGGTTGTTGATTAGTAGCTTGAGTTTGTGATAAAGTGAGTGAAGAGTTGTTTGTTGTAGTAACCTTGTGGTTTTTTGAGATTTAATTGTGTTGTTGAGATGAGTGAGTGTAAGTGAGAGAGTTTGGCTTGTCAAAGTCTCTttaagttgttttattttatgttggACTTTCTTTTACTATGTGACTCTTGTCACTTATGTGTCGGTTGAAGCAAGAGAGTGAGCTCACTTAAAAGTAGCAAGGATTTAAGCGGCTTCAAGACgagtaaacctcacgtttAAGCTAGTTACCATTATCGGTAACTAGAcatatttcattttaaatgattgtCGTTGTTTAGTTGAGATTGTGATTATAAtttggtgatatatatatatatatctaattggtaaaatgatatgtatatatatattatcattgaTGATATTTATGGTTATCTTATGTTTATTTATCGTTTGAGATATTGTGCATTTTGTTGGATTATATTGTGTGGCGGACGGGACCGagagggaataaaatgtaGCACTCGGTAAAATGGAAGTTTGTGGAGGATAATTGTATAGTCAAAGTGTTTGTTTGCGTTTGTTTGACTAAGGGGGAAGAGAATGTACCTCTCGGTGTTATTGTTGTGAGTTGTGTTTGTTGTAAGTTTTAGTGGTTGTTTGTGTTATTTGACCGGAAGgaaataaaatgtaccttccggaaATATTGTTGAGTACTAATTAATTGAGTTGTGGTGTGTAGAGTGGTGTGCATTGAATCCAAACTATTTTGCCTTATTGGCAGCCATGTTGGCAAAAGAAAAGTGTGAGTGAGTTGGTTTGGTGTGGGCGAGTTGGTATGGTTGTGGATGTGtagtattgagtgagttaacATAGTCCTAGGATCATTAACCAATAAAATCGTTCCTtcatatatgttttgtttttaaaatatatggaCTTGATCGACTACAGTTCATGAGTAAGTAAAACaagatttaattaaaatgGTTTCAGTGGTTAATGGTTAGGGGCTATGTTAAACGTCGAGTTGCAGTACGTGTAATTGATGTTTGTGGGTTCCTATTCTGTAGTCTTATATGTGTGTTTTATTGATTTCCTGAACTAAGCTTTTATGCATGAGTCATTAAACTTTATTTTGTGCTTCTTTTTATGTGGAATTTCCTGAACTAAAATTCATGTAGGGATTATACATTATATATCTGTGTGTTTAAGTGATTTCTGAACTACGCTTTTATGCGGGAATcactaatttttcttttgtgattTCCTTCTCTATGTGTAAATTCCTGAACTATCTTTTCATGCAGGATTCACTACCTGTTTCCTTCATTGAATTTCTGGTGTGAGTGAGCTTGTGGGTTGTGAGTTGTGTGTTGTGTGGTGATTTGGGGAGAGTGTGGAGTTGGTTGTCGATGTGCTTTCATGGTAGCCAAAGTGGAAGTAGTAGTGTCAACTATTCATAGGGCAAAGTGTAGAACTCATGAATAGTTTTCTTGTGTGAACATCATTAATGGAGCAAAGTGCAGAACTCGTGAATttcttaattgtttgttatatATTACTGATGAGAATGCTGGTGGTATTGTTTGCGTTTGTGTGTTTGTTGCGGTGTTTAAGTGGCAGATGATATCATTGTGATGGTCATGGGTAATGGGTAATAACGTGAGGTTGAGTTGATTGCATTGTTGTGGGTTGCTGTTATGATTTATAGCTATTGTCGCATGATACGTAGAGAtaaattgttgttgtttatttgttgagtatttttaattagagtttactcataccagtTATGAAGCtgaccgggtttgtgtttgcaaTCCTGGTGTACCAACCAATGGTGCAGGGGGTAGTGTTGCAGGTAGTACGTAGTTACAGTTGGAGAGTCGAGCAACTGTTAgcaatttgttgttttgattttagtTCTTCTAGTCTTGGTGAGGCTCGAGTGGAATTCTACAACtgtatttatttacttaaGTGTAAACAGTGAGTTTAGATTCAAGTTGTAACTGCCTGTTTGTTTGAACTCAAATCGATATTCAACACCTGTATTGTAATTTCAATTacattgagattattgtagAGCGTTAGCATTctaaaatatgaaattttaCTGTTCTGAATTTAAGGTCGCTACAAATTCCCTGATGCTGATTGAAATTTAATCTCAACCTATTTGTAAATATGTGATGGACAAAGATATATAAGCGTTTTTCCGGCATGAATTATTTATTCAAAAAGcatttgaaaattgaaaaatgataCAAAAAAATGAGAAGACTTTCAAATTGCAAGTAGTGGTTCTAGAATATCCAAGGTAGAGAAATTGGATATATGCTAATTTGCTTTAGAAATGGTACTATATGAATAATACTAATTTGTAATAATTTCATCAATTGTTGTTGGTTCATATGAAAATGGAggtgtaaatttatttttgacaGCTTCTTCAAGTatcattttaatatttttgaagttgtttttaGTTATGCTGATGAATGAGCTAAACCTAATACTAGGTTTGGTACAAACTTGCCTAAACATGTGAAGATATTATATTAGATTAAACCAGCTGTTGGAAATTTTAAACTGAATGTTGATGACTTCATGATGAATAATGGAAATATTGGAGTAAGGGGTGTGCTTAGGGATGAGGTTGACTGTTCACAGGGTAGGTTTATGGTGAACATTGAGACTAGGGAAGTTTTACAAGCTGAGGCTAAGGGCTTGTTTCATGGTCTATACCTAGCTAGTAGTTTAAAGATTTTAAGACTAGAAGTTAAATCTGATTATTTAGTGCTTATCAATCTTCTTCAACGTGATAATATTGATTGGCATCCTCTTGGGAACTTGATAATGAACTGCATAAGTCTGATATGTGCCTTTGATTTTATTGATGTGAAGCATGTCCACAGAGAGATGAATATGGTAGCTAATATCTTTGCTAAACATAGTACCTCTAATGATAGAGGAATATGTATCTTACATGATCTTCTGACACTAGTTTCTGATGCTCTGTTGGATGACATTGTTGGTCCTTATAGAACTAAAGAGTTTATGACTTGTAGCTTTgagtaatttttcttttactttattATGTTTGAGCTAATGACCCAGtttgtaccaaaaaaaaaaaatatccaaAGGTAGAGAATACTTCTTACTCCTAGTCCTATACTCCTTCATTtccttctccaaaattctcgagctttcatttcctttcctttcctttttcaGTTTTTCCTCTCCACACAAACTGCCACTCCAAACTCGCCAATGGCTTCTTCTCTCCACACCCTCCACCACCACTACCACCTTCATCTCCGCCGCTCCACTTCCTCCAAACCCCACGCCCACCAACCCCGCTTCTTCTCACGGCGTTCCCCAACCGTCGGAAAACAGAAAACCACTTTTCTTAACACACCCAGAGAATATGACGGCAAGaatagtagtagtagtagtagtagaagAGATGGAACTGTTACTACTGACTCGTTTTGCTGCTTGTGCAAAGCTGGCTTGGAGATTGATAAGGTTActtctgatgatgatgatggtgaagCAAGTGAACGGCCTCCTTTTGATATCAACTTGGCCGTCATTCTCGCCGGCTTCGCTTTCGAGGCTTATTCCACCCCGCCGGTATCGAAACACGTTACTTAGTAACTCCCAGACATAACTGAATAACTACCCGACATAACTGAATGTTAGTTATGTTTTTTCAGGTAAATGTTGGGAGGCGTGAAGTTGATGCAGCTGATTGCAAGACGGTGTACCTTTCAGAGTAATGCAATCAATTCCCTTATGTAAATAGTTAGATGatttttaagttttatgaGATCGAGGCGAATTCGTGCCCGAGTTGGACTGCTTAGTTACAATGTGGTTTTTCTGTGGATGCAGGTCGTTTGTGCGTGAGATATATGATGGCCAACTATCGGTTAAGTTGAGGAAAGGCGTTGATCTTCCAGCCATGGATCCTTGGGTTGGTTATTGTTTTCAATTCCCGCTGCTGCATTAGTGTTTTACAATGATTAGTTACTGTCATGAGTTGTGCTATCGTATGTCTTGCTATATTCCATATGGTTTTTAGTATCTTACTCATCACCTTTTTGCTGATCTGGTTTGATATTTGGTGTGCGTGTAGGGGACAAGTGATCCATATGTGATCATGGAATTAGATGGTCAAGTTGCCAAGAGCAAGATTAAATGGGGGTAAGTTTTCTAAGATGTGGTGATGAACCTTCAGACATTTTTTTGCTGATTGTGAAATTGCTTGGTTTTGGATGCTAATTTACATTGGAAAGTAGCATAGAATCTTGGGAATGTGGGACTTTTTAgttattttcatgtttttctGCATAACAATCATTGGTCCGAAATTCTATGGATTCATAATTCATGGACATGTTCCTCATTTCAAccaaaaataatttttcttttactaATAACTGTTTTCTGGCAGGACAAAAGAGCCAACATGGAATGAGGATTTCAATTTTAATATCAAGCAGCCTCCAACAAAAAATCTTCAGGCATGTTGATATTTTGTTACAGTGAAGAGTACTTTGTATATGAGTGCAACAGTACTTTGTAAATGATGAATTACCATAGTTGTTGGAGCAATTTTAAGTGGTTACACAGCTCCTTATTTGCTGATATCTGGCTTCACATTTTAGGTTGCTGCTTGGGATGCAAACCTTGTTGCTCCGCATAAGCGCATGGGGAATGCAGGCATCAGTCTAGAATGCTTTTGTGATGGTAAAAATTGAGTTACTTGTATCTGTACGTGTTATAGTTCATTATGTTGTCAGACCATTGAAGTGGGTTGACTTTTTATCACATTCTATTTTGAATAAATCGTGCTTGTTATACTACTAAAATGAATCCTTTATGTGGTTTTGTTGTTATCAGCTCTGGCTGCTAGTCTTGAATATACACCTTATTGTAGTAAAAGGTTGTAGGATCTCCAGTATTAGTAGAAACAATATTAGTAATGTTAGCAGATATAGTCTTGGAGTGATTCTTTAAATTTTCTTTCTCAGCTAAtaacatatatgtgcctttgtAGGGAATTTGCATGAAGTACTGGTGGAATTGGAAGGAATGGGAGGTGGTGGGAAATTACTTTTAGAGGTGAGTTCGTGATGAAATATAATTTTCATTAAGTTGGATAGTGCGTTAGAGAAGAAAGCTTGAAATAGTTACCTTTGGTAACCATGAGCCTTTTCAGATTTAAGATCTCATAGAAAACTTAATGTAGTTGGTGATTTCTCGAAATATGCCATATGCCAATGGCCCAATACAAGTCAAAAACATGATAAAGTACCATCGATGCCCCTCAAAGATTTTAGATGCCCTTCTGGGACGAAACAGATTGTTCCTCATATTGAATTGCTTTCATGTTGAACTTATTCCCTTTATTCCTTGCCTTGTTTTGACTCTGTAATTTACAAGCTTTAGTACCTGTTACATCTCAAAGAGcaaatgaaaaattgaaaaaagcaaaaaaaaaaaactcaccaAGGATTTAGATAGTTAAACTCTCCTGCAAGTGTGACAATTTGTGGGTTCTTATCCCCAACTTTAATGCTGTATGgttctttttgtttaattgCTTATGCTGCCCTGATTTTTATGTACATCTATTAATGTTTAGTTTACTGGGAATCTTCATTCATATGGATTTTGTTGTTTGTAACTATTGAtgctttcatttttattgttaacTTCAAACATGCAAGTCTTACATATCTACtgtggtgattttttttatcctTCATTTTTGTAGAAATTTTCGCTTTCACCTAGAGTTATAATTTCTGGTGTTGAATTTTCAGGTCAAGTATGAAACTTttgaagaaattgaggagGGGAAAAATTGGTGGATGAAGGTCCCCATTGTTTCTGAGTTTCTCCGTAATAAGGGATTTGAGCCTGTTCTGAAAAAGTTCGTTGCCTCTGACACTGTGCAAGCACGTCAGTTTGCGGAATATGCTTTTGGGCAGTTAAAGTCATTCAATAATAATGCTTACATTTGGAAGAATCTGATCTCAAGTGATGACCAAAGTGAAAGGAAAGGCCCTGGCATATCTGATATTTCTGCTGTTGTGTCAGGCGTGCCTTCCCAGGTGGAGGGTGTTGCCGAGGGTTCTTTAGATAATGCAGACTACAATGAAGTGAGCGATTTAGAGGAGGCTAATGGAGATGGAGGTGGCATGGAGAATGGAAATGCCCCTCAACCAGTGAAAAAACTCGATGATGAATTGCAATCAGATAAGAATTTTTGGAAGAACTTTGCTAATGAGATCAATCAAAATGTTGTAGAGAAATTTGGATTCCCAATCCCAGAAAAATTAAAGTGGGATGGGTTTGATTTATTAGACAGAGTTGGATTGCAGTCCCAAAAGATAGCAGAAGCAACTTACGTTGAATCGGGGCTTGCAACTCCAGAAGTGTCAGATGCTGCCAATGATAAAACAACAGGCTCACTTCCCATTAACATTATGCATTCTTCATTTCCAGATATAAAGGAAGCAACAAGGGATCTATTAAAGCAAACTGATTCTGTTTTAGGAGTATTAATGGTTCTTACTGCAACAGTATCTCAAGCAAAGAAGGATGAAAATGCTGTAGGAGAGAGTGCAGCTAAGGACGAGGATCCTGGAACTGAGAAGCTTGTGAACTCACGGGGAGCAGAGGAGATGAAAGCACTGTTTTCAACTGCAGAAACTGCCATGGAGGCTTGGGCAATGCTTGCTACCTCTTTAGGACATCCAAGTTTTATAAAGTCTGAATTTGAGAAACTTTGTTTTCTAGATAATGAGACAACAGACACACAGGTaattagttttcctttcagaGGACTAACAAGCTTCATTCCTAGTCTTGAACCATctccaagaagaaaaaacttGAAAACCTTTATATCACAGATTTAGGTCAATTAGTAGTGAGGATTATTCAGTAGTTGACTTTAAATGGAGCTGCAGGTTGCAATTTGGCGTGATTCTGCACGGAAAAGATTAGTGATCGCTTTCAGGGGAACAGAACAGGTAGGTAACGTTTGCGTGTTTGTTCTGTTTATAAATATTGGTTCCTTAACTTCTGGTTTAAAACTCTACTCTGACTTTTGCAGGCAAGATGGAAGGACTTGCGAACTGATCTGATGCTAGCCCCTGCTGGGTAATAACTATTTACTTATGAAATCTTTTTAATACTGTTGTCATTGTGGTTATTTGTGATCATTCTTCgtaatttttctttcagtCATTTTGTAACATCCCAGTGTTCTAAACCGATGGCTCAGGTGGACCATGAGTGGTCTGGTTTCTTGTCCGCATTAGTCAGGAAACCATTTTCTTATGCAACTTTCGACCTGAATGTCTGATCATTTAAACTTTGAACTGGTCATGTATGAGGAAAATGGTTTACTTGTGtcctaaaaaatattattaagttAAATCATGGACTTGAACAGAGAAGAATGAGTTAACGGCCTGGCTTGCAAATCTTTCTTCTATAAAGTCTTGGCAGTTAAACTTCAAACAATCTTGTCTTACTAACAGTTTAATGTTGATCGCAATCTTGCTATGGTCTGGCTAATTATGCCCACGGCCTAATCACTTGTCCAGATTGCCAGACATTTCAGGGTTTAAATAATCTTGTATGCGCTGAGATTTTTAGTAGTGATTGACTAATTCATCTCAGCTAATCTCGCACATATTGGGACATGTCATATCCATTAATTGTTAT
This is a stretch of genomic DNA from Argentina anserina chromosome 4, drPotAnse1.1, whole genome shotgun sequence. It encodes these proteins:
- the LOC126790166 gene encoding uncharacterized protein LOC126790166 isoform X1 gives rise to the protein MASSLHTLHHHYHLHLRRSTSSKPHAHQPRFFSRRSPTVGKQKTTFLNTPREYDGKNSSSSSSRRDGTVTTDSFCCLCKAGLEIDKVTSDDDDGEASERPPFDINLAVILAGFAFEAYSTPPVNVGRREVDAADCKTVYLSESFVREIYDGQLSVKLRKGVDLPAMDPWGTSDPYVIMELDGQVAKSKIKWGTKEPTWNEDFNFNIKQPPTKNLQVAAWDANLVAPHKRMGNAGISLECFCDGNLHEVLVELEGMGGGGKLLLEVKYETFEEIEEGKNWWMKVPIVSEFLRNKGFEPVLKKFVASDTVQARQFAEYAFGQLKSFNNNAYIWKNLISSDDQSERKGPGISDISAVVSGVPSQVEGVAEGSLDNADYNEVSDLEEANGDGGGMENGNAPQPVKKLDDELQSDKNFWKNFANEINQNVVEKFGFPIPEKLKWDGFDLLDRVGLQSQKIAEATYVESGLATPEVSDAANDKTTGSLPINIMHSSFPDIKEATRDLLKQTDSVLGVLMVLTATVSQAKKDENAVGESAAKDEDPGTEKLVNSRGAEEMKALFSTAETAMEAWAMLATSLGHPSFIKSEFEKLCFLDNETTDTQVAIWRDSARKRLVIAFRGTEQARWKDLRTDLMLAPAGLNPERIGGDFKQEVQVHSGFLSAYDSVRIRIISLIKLATGYIDDLAEPLQRWHVYVTGHSLGGALATLLALELASSQLAKRGVITISMYNFGSPRVGNKRFADIYNERVKDSWRVVNHRDIIPTVPRLMGYCHVAQPVYLATGDLTNALENMELSGDGYQADMIGESTPDVLVSEFMKGEKELIQKILQTEINIFRSIRDGTALMQHMEDFYYITLLENVRSNYQPVAKSFLSDEQNNKTIS
- the LOC126790166 gene encoding uncharacterized protein LOC126790166 isoform X2 translates to MASSLHTLHHHYHLHLRRSTSSKPHAHQPRFFSRRSPTVGKQKTTFLNTPREYDGKNSSSSSSRRDGTVTTDSFCCLCKAGLEIDKVTSDDDDGEASERPPFDINLAVILAGFAFEAYSTPPVNVGRREVDAADCKTVYLSESFVREIYDGQLSVKLRKGVDLPAMDPWGTSDPYVIMELDGQVAKSKIKWGTKEPTWNEDFNFNIKQPPTKNLQVAAWDANLVAPHKRMGNAGISLECFCDGNLHEVLVELEGMGGGGKLLLEVKYETFEEIEEGKNWWMKVPIVSEFLRNKGFEPVLKKFVASDTVQARQFAEYAFGQLKSFNNNAYIWKNLISSDDQSERKGPGISDISAVVSGVPSQVEGVAEGSLDNADYNEVSDLEEANGDGGGMENGNAPQPVKKLDDELQSDKNFWKNFANEINQNVVEKFGFPIPEKLKWDGFDLLDRVGLQSQKIAEATYVESGLATPEVSDAANDKTTGSLPINIMHSSFPDIKEATRDLLKQTDSVLGVLMVLTATVSQAKKDENAVGESAAKDEDPGTEKLVNSRGAEEMKALFSTAETAMEAWAMLATSLGHPSFIKSEFEKLCFLDNETTDTQVAIWRDSARKRLVIAFRGTEQARWKDLRTDLMLAPAGIGGDFKQEVQVHSGFLSAYDSVRIRIISLIKLATGYIDDLAEPLQRWHVYVTGHSLGGALATLLALELASSQLAKRGVITISMYNFGSPRVGNKRFADIYNERVKDSWRVVNHRDIIPTVPRLMGYCHVAQPVYLATGDLTNALENMELSGDGYQADMIGESTPDVLVSEFMKGEKELIQKILQTEINIFRSIRDGTALMQHMEDFYYITLLENVRSNYQPVAKSFLSDEQNNKTIS